One region of Nycticebus coucang isolate mNycCou1 chromosome 10, mNycCou1.pri, whole genome shotgun sequence genomic DNA includes:
- the LOC128597398 gene encoding olfactory receptor 10J5 codes for MQKKNFTEVKEFIFLGFSSFGKHQITLFVVFLTVYLLTLAGNVIIVTIIRIDHHLHTPMYFFLSMLASSETVYTLVIVPQMLSNLLFHNQSISLAGCATQMFFFVTLATNNCFLLTAMGYDRYVAICNPLRYTVIMSKGMCAQLVCGSFGTGLAMAVLHVTAMFNLPFCGTVVDHFFCDIYPVMKLSCIDTTINEIINYGVSSFVILVPIGLIIISYVLIISSIFKIASAEGRKKTFATCASHLTVVTVHYGCASIAYLKPKSESSMEKDLLLSVTYTIITPLLNPVVYSLRNKEVRDALSRVVGRNVS; via the coding sequence ATGCAGAAAAAGAACTTCACAGAAGTGAAAGAATTCATCTTCTTGGGATTCTCTAGCTTTGGAAAACATCAGATAACCCTCTTTGTGGTTTTTTTAACTGTTTACCTTTTAACTCTGGCTGGTAATGTCATCATTGTGACCATCATCCGCATTGACCATCACCTCCATACACCCATGTATTTCTTCCTGAGTATGTTGGCTAGTTCAGAGACAGTGTACACCCTGGTTATTGTCCCACAGATGCTTTCCAATCTCCTTTTTCATAATCAGTCCATCTCTTTGGCAGGCTGTGCAActcaaatgttcttttttgtcACCTTGGCCACTAATAATTGCTTCCTGCTCACAGCGATGGGCtatgaccgctatgtggccatctgtaACCCCCTGAGATACACGGTCATCATGAGCAAAGGAATGTGTGCCCAGTTGGTATGTGGGTCCTTTGGCACTGGTCTGGCTATGGCAGTTCTCCATGTGACAGCCATGTTCAATTTGCCCTTCTGCGGCACAGTGGTGGACCACTTCTTCTGTGACATTTACCCAGTCATGAAACTTTCTTGCATTGACACCACCATCAATGAGATAATCAATTATGGTGTAAGTTCGTTTGTGATTCTTGTGCCCATAGGCCTGATAATCATCTCCTATGTCCTCATTATCTCCTCCATCTTTAAAATTGCCTCAGCGGAGGGCCGGAAGAAGACCTTTGCCACCTGCGCTTCCCACCTCACTGTGGTCACTGTCCACTATGGCTGTGCCTCCATTGCCTACCTCAAGCCAAAGTCAGAAAGTTCAATGGAAAAAGATCTCCTTCTCTCTGTGACCTACACCATCATCACTCCCCTGCTGAACCCTGTTGTTTACAGTCTGAGGAATAAGGAGGTCAGGGATGCCCTGAGCAGAGTTGTGGGCAGAAATGTTTCTTAA